From the genome of Leishmania major strain Friedlin complete genome, chromosome 35:
CCGTCGGCAGGTAGTGCGAGTTGAACCCGGGCACATCGTGCTCCATTTCCTGTCCGTCGCCGAAGATCAAGCAGTGTCGGGGCACGATCGCCGCTAGAGGCATCCCGCGGAAGGAGTTACCCTTGCCTCCGTTGCCGGTGCAACGGCGATGAAAGTACTCACAGTAGAGCGGGCAGTCCTCGTTGAGCAGCCCAATGACAATGCGCCCAATGTCGGTGCCGTTCTCGGTTACGTCGAAGTAGACGACGCTGCCGATGCGCAGGTCGGCCGGCATCTTGTCCACACCGCGCACCACTCGCTCGCTCGACAGGGTAGTCTGGTAAAACACGTACAAGATGATTAAGAGAAGAACGAACACACCGATGCGAATAGCCGTCATGAAGAGCGCATATTGCCGGGCGTGCTCCTCGCACCAGGCCATCATGACCAACTCCAGGTCCGTCAGaatgcgctgcggcagcgggacCTCTTCGATAAGCGTGAGTGGCAGGCGTCGAATGCGGGTGATAGAGTTGCCCTTCTCATCCTTCACGATGATCGCATCCTCATGAAATCCCTCATCGCTGTTCTCTTCTCCGTAGTCCTTCTGCACCACAGCCATTTCTGCGCCATCCTCTGCACTTGCCGGCTTGCTCATGTCGTTCCCATcgacagcggcaccgccgccgtcgcccttCTCACCATCATCGCTAGAGACGCGGTCGATGTTCGCCGGCAGTTTGGAGCCGATGCTCCTGCTATCAAAGCGCAACGCGCTAAGGCGAAGGCCTGCCAAGAGAGGGGATGTGGAGGTGCCAAAGGGGCGCACCGAGGCTACGGAGACAGATGGCAGCAGCTGACACACTCGAAACCGCACCCGTGCCACTCCTACACGGCTACATACACCTACATTACTGCGCAGCATCGTTAACCACCAAAGCCTGGCTAGCGTACAACGCCGCAGAGACGATAGAAACAACAAGGGCACGCTGTGATTAAGAGTGATAGCCCAGAGGTGTGGGATAGAGTAAGTGGGTGTCGTCAGATGCGAAAAACACTAGCCCTCTCACAGATGTACGACCTCTGCAAATTacggtgggggagggaggactCACTTATGTGAAGAGCGatccgcagcgctgctggtgcagaAGTGACACTGTAACGATTGGGGATGGGGCTGCACAAGAGAACACAATGCGGGTGCAACAGTATGCCCTCCCCTGAAGAGATGGTACTAATAAAGTATCCACACCATGAGGTAGCAGTCCAAACGCATACACAGAGGAGAAAGTGCGAGAATGAGGTCCAAATACACCTGGAAGTGaaggcaggggaggggagaagcggggagacagagcgagagagagcaagcTCATTTTGCGCACCGGGTGGGAGACACACCATCTGGACCAACACAACCATGATTGCCACCTGAAGGCCAAGCTCGCGCTGCACAATCCACAGCCAGCGCCAATCGTGTTCACCCACTGCTGCAGGGAGAGACAGGATAAGAACTCAAGCCACCAGAAGTTTCGCCACATTTCATGTTGCCCGTCCAGCGCGTAGCTGCCATCCCCCCGTCGGCAGATCACGCCAGCAGAGGAGCaaacgtgcacacacacacacacgcacacacaacccCAAGGAATCACCGCTTGAACGGGCGATGCCTCTCACGTCCTTGTTCCCAGATCACGTTTCCGCCGTGTGGACCTCAGCGTACCTGTCGCAATGCTTTCGCGCTTcttcttgttttctcttGACTCTAAAGCACAATGCAGACCTTTTCCTTCAGCACTAGTAGCAACACGAGTtccgcgcacacgtgcagacACCCAAGCACAcccaagcacacacacacacacacacacacacacacacacaggcaaaaagaaagaaagacAGTGACGCCAATCACACGGTCAGTTTGGGAAAGAGGATGCACCTCAAacaacgaagaggaggaggagatcgacAGTGAaaaaaataataataataaaacACGAGCATAGCAAAACACAAAGGATCAaatatgcacacacacacacagacagacaagcATACAATGAGTTCGTGTGCCGTAGTTACGGTTAACATGGATCGGAGCTAGCGTGGCGCGACAGGCGGAGTAAGAGAGGgttggaggagaagggctaagaggagggggaacgGTCCATATGTagcggagagcgagaggctagggaagggagagaggaaaacaaaacaagaaGGAAGACACAAgtgcaagcacacacacatactgTAGATAAAGTTGTTTGTGGCATGACAGAGTGAGAGGAGGTATGTggatgggaggggggagagggacgcAAAACAAGAGGGCGAGAGACTAGAAAATGCTCCGCAGTGTTCATGTGTGAGCAGATGTACCAAAAATAAGGAGAGTACATGCAGTGCCACACATACGACTTGCCTAcgacagaaaaaaaaacgcgaaTGCGGGTGTTCCTCTCGTCGCTATTGCCATCAGCAGGCACCCTCCCGCTATTCCCTGCGCATTCGCCCTTCTCGTTGCCTTTCTGCCTTGTTGCTCACCTCTTTCTGGTGGGGAGCGAGAGGACAGCCGAGACGCTACAAATTCACTACCACATACGCAGAcaaagggagagagagatacgTGCACGCAAGCGCAGGCTGCTCATCTTGCTTTCACGACTCTATTCTTGGCGCTCTCTTTTCgtgctcgctctcttcgttGCATATactcgcaccgccgcctccattcTCGTCCGCCACGGTGATCCCGTCTAGCGTAAAATCTTTGGGTCTGACTGGGTCGAAGTATGGGTCCATcatcgcctctgccgctTGGATCCGCTTCATGTGATCATACTGGAGCAACTTGTCTAAAAACGCGAGTGCCTCGGGCGGGCACAGGTGCTCATTTTGCCCATTCACAAAGCTCCTCCATGGCTTCTTCGCGTGGTAGCCTAGCGTCGCCTCTAGCACGGGCGGCAGACTCGCGTTGTGCTTCTTCAGGTACACTTGCAGGTCGTCCGTGCCGAGCACCTTCACAATGCGCACCAGCTGATCTGTGTTGTCCTTCCCGCGGAAGAATGGCTCACGAATGAAGATCATGGCTGCTAGCATGCATCCCAGCGACCACATGTCTAGCCGGTAGTCGTACATGGGCAATTCTATGAGCAGCTCCGGCCCCTTGAAGTAGCGCGACGCGACGCGAGCGTTATAGGACGTGGCAGGATGGTAGAATTCAGCCAGACCCCAGTCGATCAGCTTCAGCTTACCTGTTTTATAGTCCAGGCACACGTTGTTCGGTTTCACGTCACGATGCATGATGCCATGCGAGTGGGCGTATTCGAGAGCCATGAGAACCTGGAAAATGTAGCTGCGCACCTCTAAATCGGTGAAGGTGGGGAAGACGGTTCGGAAGTCACATGACTTCACGTACTCGAAGACGAAGGAGGGCGTTTTGCTATTGGGCTCCCGCACGACATCGAAGAGGTCCACAATATTCGGACCGCCTTTGAGCGTCTGCAGCACCATCAACTCACGCAGAATCTTCTTTTTCTTGACTGGCTTCAGCACCTTGATCACAACCTGACGCGGCACCTTGGTGTCTACGCCGAGGAAGACGTCACTATACTTGCCACGGCCGATCTTCTGCACCACCTCGTACCGGTCAGGGCTATTCCActgcacgcgcagagagTCGTAGTCCCAGTAGGAGGAGGGCTTGTTGACGTTGACGTGGGCGTAGCGGTGCGCGCCATCGGAAGCTGGCGATTTTGGTGACGATTTCGAAGACATGGCCTCTAACTTACGTCGCTTAGATccgtttttcttctttttcctcACACACttcgctccttctccctcgACGGAGACGTACGCTGACTATGCTTataccctcctcctttcgAGTTCACGCCGTATGGAGGCAAAGAGGGAGAGTCgcggccaccgcgcacacgttGGGGGCGTGAAAAGAGGGTGGCAGCCAGATGAGAGAAGATGGGGTcgcaagagagaagggagagggaaacAGATACAACATCGAAGGCTCATGGAcaaggaaagagagacagtAAGCACACGTCGATGGGAGCGAATCGCGCTTCGTTTGCCGATGCTGCAGTACTCTCAATGAGAAAACTACAGAACAGAGAGGCGCAGGGTTGTAAGATgggggagaagaagggggaCATGATGGTGGGGCTTCGGTGTTCTGTAGTGCTTCCCCGTTCCCTCTCCAAGCTGCCACTCTTCTTGTCGTTTATCCCCCCTCAGCGTGACATCCTCCATCCACTGTTTCCACGCGCAAAGAAGCGAGCTGCATGCTTCTCTGCTGCTCACATTTTCCTCTCTTTTGGTGAGCAGGAGGGTGTCGAAGatatggggagaggggcgaagGGAAGGGCGGGGGCGCGGGGATACGGGCGGTTTCTTCTCCTTTCGCTGCGGTGACGCTGCCACCGGCATGAAATTTCCTCCTgcctcttttcctttctgATTCGACGatcgccacgcacacaaactgAAGACGAAAAGACAAAGGCAAAGAAAACATTTCTTTCCGACGTGTGTGTCCATtctctgccgcgcagcaggagccCGACGCCACTCTGCTGCCCCCGGCCAGTCACAGACCCATCTCGTGgggcacagcagccgcgcacatgcgccagtgcagcagtgcgccgactccgtcggctgagcaccgcctcgcatgtcgcctcacagcagcTCACATCATGCCAGTCGCCAtccctggtgcatcccctcgcggcggcacgcaggTTACCCACCACCggtgggcagtgcgagggccgggcgAGGCACGTTCGCGTCGCGCGGACAcgctgcccaccaccacatggacggcacacgcgtgctcgctgccgcaggccgccccgacgcaacgccatccacggCATGGCTGCCGGCATGAGCAGCGATGAAGCGCTCTCACACCACCACGTCGCGGGTGCTTGACCCCGCGTCACCACCGCAGGTggttcggcattggcagggatagggggtgctgcttggcctccccacacacagagtCGATGTACTCGACCCTGAGGTGCAACGGTGAGGTGCCTCCTCGTCATGAAAGAAAACAGCAAAGACGGAAAAAGAGAAGTGAGCCAAAGGAAGCCACGACGGAAGCCAAGACGAAGCACAAGGCACCTtaccacacacgcaccaacGGAAGAGGAAAAGGGGACGTTGCATTTTCTTCGTGGAGCTAGGGAGAGGTGACGCACGTGCGCAACTCTGCTCGATATTGTCAGGAGAGCTGCTTGTTTTGCTTCTGCCCCAACTTCCACCTATTGACCTCTTCCCCTATGCCCTTCACCAGATGCGTCTGCGCTCCCACACGAACATAAAGAGAACGAGGCAATCGACCACGCGAGCTGTAACGCTGGCACGTACGAACAACACACGCGCCAAAGCAACCCGGTCATCGAGTACATGCCCCAGAGACTAACGGCACACTACCGCACCCTTTTTGTGTCCGTGCGCGAAGCTTCTCATACGGACGAGCAGCGCGTACTCACGCACGAACAAATAAGCGTGCACACGAATCATGCATAGGACAGAGAAgaggtgctggtggtggtagtgggcggggtgtggggagggggcggagagaGGCTTGATAACGACACAGAAATAAGAGACAAAGACGGCAGCAAGAAAAGGTCGTGAATCGAACAATTAGCGgccttgtgtgcgtgggggagggggaggggaggggagaggagcgcCGCGCGGCCGGAAGCGGAAGGTATAGAAAAGGGAAATACTAAAAACAAAGTAGCAacgcagacagagagaacgAGACAGTGCGTGAATAGCGCAACGAGGGTCCTCCTcaaaggaaaaggaagaCGCGCAGTTCAACATCAAGATGGCAGGCCACCAAGGGGCTGTGCCCGGTTGTCTTTGAAGGGAAAGCCCTTCGTGTGACCGTGCGGCTAACATCTGAGCCGGATGCAAGCGACAAAACAGaagtatatatatatatgtgtgtgtgtgtgtgtgaggtCAGTTGAGGAtcagcaccttctcctcaCGCTTGCCCGTTCGCTTTGAGAGCGGGGCGTGCTCCAGCCCAATGAAAGCCGCCTTCGAAGGCTCAATCTGGTTCGGCTGGTAGCACTCTGGAAGACAGAAGTTGGTAATGTGGGCACCCATCAGGGCATCCGGCGCAATCACCTCTACCCGGCTTTCCTTCACTAGACACACCTTCCAATCCTGCACGGCAGCGTAGATCATCTCCAGCTtcgcggcgatgcggcgtaACAGCTGATTCGACGTTTCGTAGAAGTTGATGTACATGCTGAAGGGCTCACTGTGCGTCTCGATGGCGTCgcgacgctggcgcaccATGGTGAAGTGATGCACCTGAAACACCGCCTGGTCTGAGGAGGGAACGCCTGGGATGGGTGCAGGAAGGTGCTCGATACGATACTCCGCGCTTTCTTCGAAGGTGTTGTGTTCGAAGACAAGTGTGTGGTTCTTGTCCAGTATGTTGTACACACGACCGCGCCACACGTCGACCAGACGCAGCCACTCGTGTGCGCTCTTGCAGTCCATCTGCATGAGACGCTTCACAAAGGCGATGGAGGAGTTGTTGGATGTGTTTTGTGGATCTTCcttgagcagcgccgccaccgctgggCAGGCGCCGGCTGCGTAGTCTTTTTGAATctcgcgcacgcaggcgggAAAGAGCAGGTCCGCCGTGATAGGAAGATCATGCGGCAGCAGAATCCAGTGCGTCGACACCACTTTGACATTGTCGCCGTACAACTTGAACTGCAACGAGTGCGCATTCTCAATTTCGGTGACTGTGTACTTGCAGTACTCGTAGTAGAGGTATTTGGACAGGGCGGGAACCCGCGAACTGGCAGGCATCAACAATCTCGCCAAAGTTGCACGATCGTGTTTCTTGCCCTTCATGAAGTATGGCAGCTCCGTTTCCGGGTTGTGGCGAGTGAAGCGAACGCGGTCGTAGTTCTCCATGTCGCCAATGAGCCGTGCAACGTACCGTTGAAGCTGCTCGTACGTCATGTCCTCTGCAAGCTCGGTCGCGATCAGCAGGGGATAATCCGGGTAGCGGTTCAGTTTCAGCTCCACCGGGATTCGGTGCAGGAGGAAGTTCTGGTAGCTCTGGATGTCGGGGTAGAAAATGTTCGCTGGGTCCTCGTTCGGTGTGTCGAGTTTCCAGATGAGAATGTCACCCGAGTGAAGCTCGGTGCACGGCAAAAACTCGCTCGCCTCAGTTTCGCGCACCACTCCCaacgcctcctgcggcaTACCGCGCTTCACTTCGGTCGTCTCCGCCTCATCCCTCGAGGAGAGGTCCTGGTTCGACCTGTAGGCCTCAAGTGAGGCGGCACTCCGTGGCTTCGACGGCAGTGTCTGCTTCGCTTTCGGCGGCTTCGTCAGATGATGGCCATGCAGCTGCTTTGTCAGGTCTGGCAGATCGGCGATGAGGGCGCGCACATGCAACTCCATGCTTTCGAGAGCCTGCTTTGCGTCCCCGTTCGGATCGCGGTGTAGCACGGTGCACCCTAGAAAAAGGACTTTGAGCTGCAGCGGGTCGTACAGCTTGTGGTGAAACACCTGGTACTCGCGGGACGCGCAGCCCTGGTCGAGTTCAATTACTGTGGCAGTTGCTGGGGTTGTGACAAGTACGCAGCACTCCTTTGCGTTTTGCAAGAGCTGTCGCACCTTCATGTTCGCCCTGACCTGCTGAGAAAGCCGAATCTCTGACCCGCCAGTGCGCGATGAGGCaaaccacagcagcagctgctcggcgtCGACACCCAGCTGCCGCTTCACAAATCCCTCAAAAGCTGGCAATGCTTCGTCGTCGAGCAGAATGCGCAGAGTCTTGTGAGAGGAGAACTTCTGCGCTGCCGGTCGACGCGACGTAAGGTACTCTTCCTGATCGGCGATTTCGTTCGGTAGAATAAAATGCACTCGCCCGTAGAGGTAGTCTTCCGCCTGCTCCTTGACGCGACGCTCGTGTTCAACACGCTCTCTttccagctgctgcacgacgtGTTGTGGGACGTCATTGCTGCCGATCGGGCATAGAATGGAGCTCAGTTGGCTCGTGCGGATGTACACAAGCATGTACGCGTTGGCGGTGTTCGGGATCTCAGAACCCCAGTAGTTAAGCTTGAAGCCACCAAAGTTGTCACCAAACACCTCCTTCAGTTTTGCCGGAGTAACAGCTTCATCGTTGAACTTGTACCACGCGCCAGAGCACAGAAGGAAGCAAAAGTAGTGACCAAAGCCGGTGTTTGACCCGGAGTGTACCAGCACACTGCACAGGGTGTAATGCGTGTCCGTCGACGGAGACTCTGGCATGTAACGCGACAGATCCAGAGTGTTGTAGTAGTCCCAGCGCGTCAACACCTTTGTCTCGCCCTGCTGAATGTCGTAGTCAAAGCGTGCAAGGTGCAGAAGAAGGATGGGAGGGATCGTCTTGAACCGGACGCCTTTCTCTGCACGATGATACGACTTTTTCCCATTGCATTCCAGGCAGTACTTGTTTTTTCCGTCCAGCACCTCGACCTGGCAAAAGGCGTCGAAGCTCGAGTATATGTTCTTCTTGTTCTTCACAACGAGCTGGAGGTCATAAAACGGCTCTTCCCGGGAGCCGTAGTAGTTCGCCTCTTCGACCTTCACGTAGCTTTCCAAGGAGCCCGTGAAGAGGCGATGAATCGCATTCTCCTTCGGCGTCGGATTCCCGGTTTCAGCTTGTTGAGCATTGAGCTTCTCCTCCAAATTGTCTAGAAGAACGCGCGTCAGCTCATGCACGTCGTGCTGGATAAAGCTATCGGATGCGCCCCATCCGAATGATTCAGTGAGCTCGCGTGTGCCGACAGCGCGCGTCGACATCTGCAAGTGGCAAAAGAGTCGCTGCAGGGCATACGGAATGCTTCTGGACACTGTTGACTCCAGGTCAGCatgctgctccgcctcgtctTTTGTCGGCATGTGATAGATAATAGCCCTAAACGCTGTGATGTGGAAGAGAGCCTGGAGGAGCGAGTTGAGGTAGCAGGTCGCGCCCTGATTTAGCAAACCGTTGTAGTGGGAGTGACAGGTCCGACCTCTTTCCAGATCAGCTACGTCATCCCTCTTTGTCTCCTTTGCCGCAGATGAACACTGCTCTCTGTACGATAAGCTATTCACACTCGCGTAGCCGAGAAGAGGAGTGTTGGCGTAGAGCGGACTCCACTGGCGTGCGCTCAAATGCCGATGAATCATGTAATTACCTTCAATTTTACCCGCGCCGTGAAGAGCAGTGATGTGTTGAAGTGACCTCAGAAaaagaggaaagagggaTGGGTCGACCCCGCACTGCTTGAAGACGGAGATCCGCTCCTTTCCTGTCATGGTCGTCAGATCAGCAATCGTGTAACTGCACTTTTCCAGCGCTGCCTCCGAGGGAAGCAGCTTTCTATTGAAGGCGGTGTCATTCCAAAAAACGTGCTTTGCCACATCTAAAACTGCAAGCATTGTGATGTTGTTCCGTGTTCCTTGTCTGCGCTGTGCCCGTAcgcgtgtttgcgtgtgcaCGGAGTTTCCGGCGTTTTTTTCTATTTGCTTTCGTAGATGCGTGTTTGAACCAGCAGCTGCTACTTTTGCAACCACAAGCTGGGAAGCttcagcacctgcagctTAGGGTATGTAAGTCAATAGAGGTGAAAAGCGGAGGGAAAAGCTGAGAGTAGCCGGCGTTTCGGAAAAGTGCGCATAACCAAAGCCGCGGAGATGATGACTCGGCATCAATGGTAGGAAGGGAAGTTGACATGGACACAGGTGAAAAAATGACGGAAGGACATGTTGCGCAACACGAGAGCAAGACGGTGGGTCAACGGCATCTTTGCGTGGCTATGCGTATGTCTCTTTGTCAAAGGCAGTCTGAATGCACAGCAAGGCTGCGGCGTGTTCACTGTTCGTATTATTTGTTCGCGCTTAGACACATTCCTGGGGAGAAACTATTTACATTCGAAACACTCCTCTCCTCTATCCCATGCGAGTGTGCGCGTAACGCAGCTACTCGACAATGTTTTGAATAACAATCAGAATGAAGTCCTTGTCTGGTGCAACCATGATCTCATTCTTTTTTGAGCGGATGCGAAGGAAGCACAGATCGTTCGTTGGGTCTAGGTCACGAACGCAATGACGTGCTTTAGCAGCAAGTGACGTGATCAAATGCGCGTACTGGTTCTGCACTGTTGTGTCCTCGATAGTGCTGCGTATGGGAGTGCCTTCACTGTCCACTACAATGATGCCAGTCACGTTGGGGCGCTGACTGATGCGCTGAAACATTTCCGCAATCTCTGACATGGCTTTGCGCGTGCTGTGAAACGAGGAGCGGTGGCCGGTAACTCTACAGTTGCTGAAAAGATCCATGAAAGGAAACGCAATGGCGCAGGAACACGTAGGCAAAGATGTTATAGAGAGAAAAGAGTACAAAAAGGATGGGGATGCAAGCAGAGAGCACATCGAGACGCTTGTATAAAGCGAGGCAGACACTCCAAGGAAGAGCAGTTACACTGTCAAGCTCTTTCAGCACTTCCAGCAGGCACACATCAGTATGTTTTTCTCTCAATGGGGGAAACCGACGATACAGACGGGACGAAAAAGTAGCTCAGCGAGCCACCTCACAGCAGCTGTCAATAACCTTGTACAGAAAACAGCATGCGTTGCAGCAAGTTCGCTCTGTTATacccctccctcaccaccTGCCGCTTCAAAGGAAGCTGGTAGCAATGGAGACTCaaagaaaacagaaagcCTAGCAGAAGAGTCATCGACACAGCAATGACCGCGTCGTGGCCATAAGGCGAGGGAAGGATGTTTCCATCACGCACAAAGTCCATGCTGCCGACTcccacagcagccgcaagcTCAGAAACCTCTTTAGCTCTCTGAGCACCACCCATGAGAACGCTCACACGTTGTGCGGCTTGCACCCATTCACGCACAGCTGACTTATTGCAAACAGAGCGAACAGCTGATACAACTTCAGTAGTAAGAGGAGTAGGTGCGCATACCTCGATACCAGCGCTCCACAACGGCGAGCAAGAGAAGCGGTTGCCTCCGACGTAGACGATCGGCGATTCGGCAAGTACAGCACCGTAAAGAATCCCTTCGAGATTGCTCGTGAGCACACGAATAGATTTGTGACGGTGAAACGCATAGGGGAGAGCTATAGAAGTGTCATCAGTGATCTTCACGCATTGGCCTTCGGAGGACCTTCAACATCCCGACGATGGCTCCGCCGCTGGTATATACCGAAGGACACAAGTGTTCTTTTCGATTGCTACTGTTCCGATAGCGCTGTAAAACTGCTGCTCATGTGCGCTGTTTTCTACTGGCAAGGTTACGTACGGGAAACGAGCTCCACAGCTCTTAAGATATGCGCTGATTTCGGCTAAAGAGCTCCTTGTCATGAGCTCATCATCACCTCTGAGGAATCCGATCGGGTGCGCAATGGGGCATATGGGCCCTGTAATATCGATACCTGGATTTCGAGTAATAATGCGCTGTATCATGTGAAGATTTTGCCGTGCACCAAAGCTGACGAGATTCTGCACAGAGACGGCAAAGTCGAATATTGCACTTGCCACTAAGTTCCGCAGTCAGTGCTCTTCACCCAGGTAGAAAGGCGGAATGCGAAGCGATGTACTCCGAATACTTGGCACGTCTTCGGTGCTCTCTGACAGAAGGACAAGAGGCGCGCCGAGTTGCCTGCTAATCTggcccgcctcctcgagaAACACAGCTGCTAGGACAACATCAGGCGAGCAGTTCCGCTTGCGCAAGGCGACGAGAAAAGTTTCTGAGAGGTCTGCTGAATTATCGTGGCACCTTTCCTGAGAGCACATGACAAATACGCAAGCGGATCTTACGAACACGTCTTCGCAGCTGCCGAGCTTCAGCGAGTCCACGAAAACCATCGCTGAGTGATTTCTCTGGTAGGTTGCTCCTACAATAGCCCCAATCTGCAGCACGCCAGATGGCGTTCCCGAGGAAACAAAAGCAAGCTTTAGCGTTTTCACACTTAGGGCGATAAACAACAGCACACTCATGGCGAGCGCCACTAATCACGCGGTTTGTGAGGCCTCTCGCAGTCTACGCTATTGGTAAGAAGTCTTATGAAGACGGCGGAGCCAAAggacaaacaaaaaggatGCTGGCGTCGGTAAGGATGGTCAGGAGCAACTCAGCGCACCGGTGGCAGACGAATAGGGAAAAGGACCGCTCTTTAAGGCGCCAAGATACTCTTTGCCTTCTGGAGCGAGGAGGTGACAAAGTGGTTAACACCTGGTGAAGAGTCTCTGGCTTACAGCTACGAGTTTTTCCGTGTTCGCGAATCTCGCGCATGCGATGCAAAGTTCCTCTGTCTCCTGGAACTTCCCTCGGAATTGGGTTATTTGTAGTTTCACCGTCAAGCTGACCTACAGGGCCGACAACAGATCTTCTGCCGCAGATGatctgcgctgcagctgcaaaATCTCCATGAAGCTGAGCCTCACAGATtaaaggggggggggtagggaTAGGTCTCCGGCCAACCCCCCTTCCGCTGTTGCACCGAGCGTGTAATCAAGATTCAACATCTCACGTGCAAGAAAGAGAGACTGAGCTTCTTCTGGTGTGGAGGGAGCAAccgagagggggaggcacGGTTCAGCGGAAAGAGGATCAATCGACTttcgacacacgcacatccaTAAGGTTCAGAATCATGGTACCAAAATCGATCGCATTTTCGACGCTTGCATCTCTGTATATCTGCGTCTTGCCTTGCCACCACCTTGTCTTTCACGCGGTGAAGGTGCTGGTTTGAGATCAAGCAGACTTCATCCCAGAAAATAGTTGTATTGACACGCAGATGTAAGCGTGAGcctggaggagaagcgacCTCACGCTTGTGGCGCAGAAGCAGACGAGCTCATGCCGAAAGCACATGCGAGAATCATGGACCTGCTTTTGTCAGCCACTTCATGAAAAAAGGAACCACAATTTGCGAAGTGCAACCGCTTTGAGAAGCATGAGGAAATGTTTGGAG
Proteins encoded in this window:
- the CYP14 gene encoding putative cyclophilin 14 (previous protein_id=AAZ14394.1), coding for MLRSNVGVCSRVGVARVRFRVCQLLPSVSVASVRPFGTSTSPLLAGLRLSALRFDSRSIGSKLPANIDRVSSDDGEKGDGGGAAVDGNDMSKPASAEDGAEMAVVQKDYGEENSDEGFHEDAIIVKDEKGNSITRIRRLPLTLIEEVPLPQRILTDLELVMMAWCEEHARQYALFMTAIRIGVFVLLLIILYVFYQTTLSSERVVRGVDKMPADLRIGSVVYFDVTENGTDIGRIVIGLLNEDCPLYCEYFHRRCTGNGGKGNSFRGMPLAAIVPRHCLIFGDGQEMEHDVPGFNSHYLPTEHLSNGAWRGALSSIAYGPNRESPNFALHISSGDYKPQVFAIVIGGYNVIERMNNAGSKHGNAPKRNYVIEGCGELCTLAKSHIAPMPWKLYESVSVGYDDEKFGPRLSADVLKHSDEIGAAAVETQQGGGSAQVRKRKWCFF
- a CDS encoding putative casein kinase II (previous protein_id=AAZ14395.1), with protein sequence MSSKSSPKSPASDGAHRYAHVNVNKPSSYWDYDSLRVQWNSPDRYEVVQKIGRGKYSDVFLGVDTKVPRQVVIKVLKPVKKKKILRELMVLQTLKGGPNIVDLFDVVREPNSKTPSFVFEYVKSCDFRTVFPTFTDLEVRSYIFQVLMALEYAHSHGIMHRDVKPNNVCLDYKTGKLKLIDWGLAEFYHPATSYNARVASRYFKGPELLIELPMYDYRLDMWSLGCMLAAMIFIREPFFRGKDNTDQLVRIVKVLGTDDLQVYLKKHNASLPPVLEATLGYHAKKPWRSFVNGQNEHLCPPEALAFLDKLLQYDHMKRIQAAEAMMDPYFDPVRPKDFTLDGITVADENGGGGASICNEESEHEKRAPRIES
- a CDS encoding putative ubiquitin hydrolase (previous protein_id=AAZ14396.1), which produces MLAVLDVAKHVFWNDTAFNRKLLPSEAALEKCSYTIADLTTMTGKERISVFKQCGVDPSLFPLFLRSLQHITALHGAGKIEGNYMIHRHLSARQWSPLYANTPLLGYASVNSLSYREQCSSAAKETKRDDVADLERGRTCHSHYNGLLNQGATCYLNSLLQALFHITAFRAIIYHMPTKDEAEQHADLESTVSRSIPYALQRLFCHLQMSTRAVGTRELTESFGWGASDSFIQHDVHELTRVLLDNLEEKLNAQQAETGNPTPKENAIHRLFTGSLESYVKVEEANYYGSREEPFYDLQLVVKNKKNIYSSFDAFCQVEVLDGKNKYCLECNGKKSYHRAEKGVRFKTIPPILLLHLARFDYDIQQGETKVLTRWDYYNTLDLSRYMPESPSTDTHYTLCSVLVHSGSNTGFGHYFCFLLCSGAWYKFNDEAVTPAKLKEVFGDNFGGFKLNYWGSEIPNTANAYMLVYIRTSQLSSILCPIGSNDVPQHVVQQLERERVEHERRVKEQAEDYLYGRVHFILPNEIADQEEYLTSRRPAAQKFSSHKTLRILLDDEALPAFEGFVKRQLGVDAEQLLLWFASSRTGGSEIRLSQQVRANMKVRQLLQNAKECCVLVTTPATATVIELDQGCASREYQVFHHKLYDPLQLKVLFLGCTVLHRDPNGDAKQALESMELHVRALIADLPDLTKQLHGHHLTKPPKAKQTLPSKPRSAASLEAYRSNQDLSSRDEAETTEVKRGMPQEALGVVRETEASEFLPCTELHSGDILIWKLDTPNEDPANIFYPDIQSYQNFLLHRIPVELKLNRYPDYPLLIATELAEDMTYEQLQRYVARLIGDMENYDRVRFTRHNPETELPYFMKGKKHDRATLARLLMPASSRVPALSKYLYYEYCKYTVTEIENAHSLQFKLYGDNVKVVSTHWILLPHDLPITADLLFPACVREIQKDYAAGACPAVAALLKEDPQNTSNNSSIAFVKRLMQMDCKSAHEWLRLVDVWRGRVYNILDKNHTLVFEHNTFEESAEYRIEHLPAPIPGVPSSDQAVFQVHHFTMVRQRRDAIETHSEPFSMYINFYETSNQLLRRIAAKLEMIYAAVQDWKVCLVKESRVEVIAPDALMGAHITNFCLPECYQPNQIEPSKAAFIGLEHAPLSKRTGKREEKVLILN
- a CDS encoding dynein-associated roadblock protein-like protein (previous protein_id=AAZ14397.1); this translates as MDLFSNCRVTGHRSSFHSTRKAMSEIAEMFQRISQRPNVTGIIVVDSEGTPIRSTIEDTTVQNQYAHLITSLAAKARHCVRDLDPTNDLCFLRIRSKKNEIMVAPDKDFILIVIQNIVE